A DNA window from Citrobacter tructae contains the following coding sequences:
- the recC gene encoding exodeoxyribonuclease V subunit gamma, producing MLRVYHSNRLDVLEALMEYIVERERLDDPFEPEMILVQSTGMAQWLQMTLAQKFGIAANIEFPLPASFIWDMFVRVLPDIPKESAFSKQSMSWKLMTLLPQLLGNEEFTLLRHYLTDDTDKRKLFQLSSRAADLFDQYLVYRPDWLTQWEAGKQVEGLGESQIWQAPLWKALVEYTAELGQERWHRANLYQRFIQTLENASECPQGLPARVFICGISALPPVYLQALQALGKHIEIHLLFTNPCRYYWGDIKDPAYLAKLLARQRRHSFEERHLPLFRDSQNAESLFNSDGEQDVSNPLLASWGKLGRDYIYLLSELENSQELDAFVDITADNLLHNIQSDILELESRAVAGVTLEEYSRSDNKRLLEPNDASVTFHVCHSPQREVEILHDRLLAMLAADPTLTPRDIIVMVADIDSYSPFIQAVFGSAPAERYLPYAISDRRARQSHPVLQAFISLLSLPDSRFVSEDVLALLDVPVLAARFNINEEGLRYLRLWVNESGIRWGIDDDNVRELELPPTGQHTWQFGLTRMLLGYAMESAQGEWQSVLPYDESSGLIAELVGHLASLLMKLNLWRRGLAQERPLEEWLPVCSDMLNDFFLPDVDTEAAMTLIKDQWQAIIAEGLGAKYGEAVPLSLLRDELAQRLDQERISQRFLAGPVNICTLMPMRSIPFKVVCLLGMNDGVYPRQLAPLGFDLMSQKPMRGDRSRRDDDRYLFLEALISAQQTLYISYIGRSIQDNSERFPSVLVQELLDYIGQSHYLPGDEALTCDESEARVIAHITRLHTRMPFDAQNYLPGEQQSYAREWLPAASQAGKAHADFVQPLPYIMPETLTLETLQRFWAHPVRAFFQMRLQVNFRSEDSEIPETEPFILEGLTRYQLNQQLLNTLVEENDAERLFRHFRAAGSLPYGAFGEILWDAQRQEMQSLAERIIACRQPGQSMEIDLNCNGVQITGWLPQVQQDGLLRWRPSLISVSQGVQLWLEHLVYCASGGTGESRLFLRKDAEWRFPPLDTEQAMFYLAQLIDGYREGMSSPLLVLPESGGAWIKTCYDAANDAMLEDDDTRQKARSKFLQVYEGNMMVRGEGDDIWYQRLWRQLEPDTLETIVSQSQRYLLPLFRFNQS from the coding sequence ATGTTAAGGGTCTACCACTCCAATCGCCTGGATGTGCTGGAAGCGTTAATGGAATATATCGTTGAGCGCGAGCGGCTGGACGATCCCTTTGAACCTGAAATGATCCTGGTTCAAAGCACCGGCATGGCGCAGTGGCTACAAATGACCCTGGCACAGAAGTTTGGCATTGCAGCCAATATTGAATTCCCGTTACCCGCGAGTTTTATCTGGGATATGTTCGTCCGCGTACTGCCAGACATCCCGAAAGAGAGTGCGTTCAGCAAGCAAAGTATGAGCTGGAAGCTGATGACGCTATTGCCGCAGTTGCTGGGTAACGAAGAGTTCACGCTGCTGCGCCACTATCTGACCGACGATACCGATAAGCGCAAGCTGTTTCAGCTCTCCTCACGCGCGGCTGACCTGTTTGACCAGTACTTAGTCTACCGCCCTGACTGGTTGACGCAGTGGGAAGCGGGGAAGCAGGTTGAAGGATTGGGTGAGTCTCAGATCTGGCAGGCACCGTTGTGGAAAGCGCTGGTGGAATATACCGCTGAGCTGGGGCAAGAACGCTGGCACCGCGCCAATTTATACCAGCGATTTATTCAAACTCTGGAAAATGCTTCCGAGTGCCCGCAAGGACTGCCTGCACGCGTTTTTATTTGCGGAATTTCCGCGTTGCCGCCCGTGTATCTTCAGGCATTGCAGGCGCTGGGTAAACATATTGAAATTCATCTGTTGTTTACCAATCCATGTCGTTACTACTGGGGTGATATTAAAGACCCCGCGTATCTGGCGAAACTGTTGGCACGCCAGCGTCGGCACAGCTTTGAGGAGCGTCATCTGCCGCTGTTTCGTGATAGCCAGAATGCCGAGAGCTTGTTTAACAGCGATGGCGAGCAGGATGTCAGTAATCCCTTGCTGGCCTCGTGGGGAAAACTGGGGCGTGACTATATTTACCTGCTCTCTGAGCTGGAAAATAGCCAGGAGTTGGATGCGTTTGTGGATATTACGGCAGACAATCTCTTGCATAATATTCAGTCGGATATCCTTGAACTGGAAAGCCGGGCCGTCGCGGGCGTGACGCTGGAAGAGTATTCGCGCAGCGATAATAAACGCTTACTTGAGCCCAATGACGCCAGCGTGACGTTTCATGTCTGCCATAGCCCGCAGCGCGAGGTGGAAATTCTCCATGACCGACTGCTGGCGATGCTTGCGGCGGACCCAACGCTGACGCCGCGCGACATCATCGTCATGGTGGCGGATATCGACAGCTACAGCCCCTTTATTCAAGCTGTTTTTGGCAGTGCGCCGGCCGAACGCTACTTACCGTATGCCATTTCTGACCGTCGTGCACGTCAGTCCCATCCCGTTTTGCAGGCGTTTATTAGTCTGCTATCGCTGCCGGACAGTCGCTTTGTCTCGGAGGATGTGCTGGCATTGCTGGATGTTCCCGTGCTGGCGGCGCGCTTCAACATCAACGAAGAAGGGCTGCGCTATCTCCGCTTGTGGGTGAATGAGTCAGGAATTCGCTGGGGCATCGACGACGACAACGTACGTGAACTGGAACTGCCGCCAACTGGCCAGCACACCTGGCAATTTGGTTTAACGCGCATGCTGTTGGGCTATGCGATGGAAAGCGCGCAGGGGGAGTGGCAATCCGTACTGCCGTATGATGAATCCAGCGGTTTAATCGCCGAACTGGTGGGACATCTGGCTTCGCTGTTGATGAAACTGAATCTCTGGCGTCGGGGTCTGGCGCAAGAACGTCCGCTGGAAGAATGGTTGCCTGTTTGCAGTGACATGCTCAATGATTTCTTCCTGCCGGATGTGGATACCGAAGCGGCAATGACGTTGATTAAAGATCAGTGGCAGGCCATTATCGCTGAAGGGCTGGGGGCAAAATACGGTGAGGCCGTGCCGCTTTCGCTGTTACGCGATGAGCTGGCGCAGCGGCTCGATCAGGAACGCATCAGTCAGCGCTTCCTCGCGGGCCCGGTAAATATCTGTACCCTGATGCCGATGCGTTCTATCCCATTCAAGGTGGTGTGTCTGCTGGGCATGAACGATGGCGTTTATCCGCGCCAGCTTGCACCGTTGGGTTTTGATCTGATGAGCCAAAAACCGATGCGTGGTGACCGAAGCCGCCGCGATGATGACCGCTATCTGTTTCTGGAAGCCTTGATTTCGGCGCAGCAAACGCTCTACATCAGCTACATTGGCCGTTCAATCCAGGATAACAGCGAGCGCTTCCCGTCAGTGCTCGTGCAGGAGTTACTGGACTACATCGGTCAAAGCCACTATTTGCCGGGTGATGAAGCGCTCACCTGTGATGAAAGCGAAGCCAGGGTTATAGCGCATATTACCCGTTTGCATACCCGCATGCCTTTTGACGCACAAAACTATCTGCCGGGTGAACAGCAAAGTTATGCCCGCGAATGGCTGCCTGCGGCGAGCCAGGCAGGAAAAGCGCATGCTGATTTTGTGCAACCACTGCCGTATATCATGCCTGAAACCCTGACGCTGGAAACGCTGCAGCGATTTTGGGCGCACCCGGTGAGGGCTTTTTTCCAGATGCGGCTACAGGTGAACTTCCGCTCTGAAGACAGTGAGATCCCAGAAACGGAACCCTTTATCCTCGAAGGGCTAACCCGCTATCAGCTTAATCAGCAGCTGCTTAACACGCTGGTTGAAGAGAATGACGCAGAGCGTTTGTTCCGCCACTTCCGTGCGGCAGGCTCGCTACCTTATGGGGCATTTGGCGAAATCCTGTGGGATGCCCAGCGCCAGGAGATGCAGTCGCTGGCTGAGCGCATTATCGCCTGCCGTCAGCCGGGTCAGAGCATGGAAATCGATCTAAACTGCAACGGCGTGCAAATCACAGGGTGGTTACCGCAAGTTCAACAGGACGGTTTGTTGCGCTGGCGCCCATCTCTGATAAGCGTTTCGCAGGGCGTGCAACTTTGGCTGGAACATCTTGTCTATTGTGCCAGTGGCGGAACGGGAGAGAGCCGACTGTTTCTGCGTAAAGACGCAGAGTGGCGTTTTCCTCCGCTGGATACTGAGCAGGCAATGTTCTACCTGGCGCAGCTTATTGACGGGTACCGCGAGGGCATGTCATCGCCTTTGCTGGTGCTACCTGAAAGCGGCGGTGCGTGGATAAAAACCTGTTATGACGCCGCAAATGATGCCATGTTAGAGGATGACGATACGCGGCAAAAAGCGCGTAGCAAGTTTTTGCAGGTGTATGAAGGCAACATGATGGTACGCGGTGAGGGCGATGATATCTGGTATCAGCGCCTGTGGCGTCAGCTGGAGCCTGATACACTGGAAACCATTGTTTCGCAGTCTCAGCGCTACCTGTTACCGCTATTTCGCTTTAATCAGTCATGA
- the ptrA gene encoding pitrilysin, translating into MPRSTWFSAILLFVALWAPVSQADTGWQPLAETIRKSDKDTRQYQAVRLDNGMVVLLVSDPQAVKSLSALVVPVGSLEDPDDHQGLAHYLEHMCLMGSKKYPQPDSLSEFLKMHGGSHNASTAPYRTAFYLEVENDALVGAVDRLADAIADPLLDKKYADRERNAVNSELTLARTRDGMRMAQVSAETINPAHPGSRFSGGNLQTLSDKPGNPVLQALQTFHEKYYSANLMKAVIYSNKPLPELARIAADTFGRVPNKNIEKPEITVPVVTDAQKGIIIHYVPAMPRKVLRVEFRIDNNSAQFRSKTDELVTYLIGNRSPGTLSDWLQKQGLVEGIRADSDPVVNGNSGVLAISATLTDKGLANRDEVVAAIFSYLNLLREKGVDKRYFDELAHVLDLDFRYPSITRDMDYVEWLADTMIRVPVEHTLDAVNIADQYDAKAVQQRLAMMTPQNARIWYISPKEPHNKTAYFVDAPYQVDKISEKTFADWQQKAQGIALSLPELNPYIPDDFTLIKADKKYARPDLIIDEPDLRVVYAPSQYFASEPKADVSVILRNPKAMDSAKNQVLFALNDYLAGIALDQLSNQAAVGGIGFSTNANNGLMLNANGYTQRLPQLFQALLSGYFSYTSTEEQLEQAKSWYAQMMDSAEKGKAYDQAIMPVQMLSQVPYFSRDERRKLLPAITLNEVMTYRDTLKAGARPEFLVIGNMSETQAKAMARDIQKQLGANGSEWCRNKDVVVDKKQSVIFKKAGSSTDSALAAVFVPTGYDEYTSSAYSAMLGQIVQPWFYNQLRTEEQLGYAVFAFPISVGRQWGMGFLLQSSDKQPSYLWERYKAFFPTAEAKLRAMKADEFAQIQQAIIAQMLQAPQTLGAEASQLSKDFDRGNMRFDSRDKIVAQIKLLTPQKLADFFHQAVVEPQGMAILSQVSGSQNGKAEYVRPEGWKVWQTVSALQQTLPLMSEKNE; encoded by the coding sequence ATGCCCCGCAGCACCTGGTTCAGCGCAATACTGTTGTTCGTCGCCCTTTGGGCGCCCGTAAGTCAGGCAGATACCGGTTGGCAGCCCTTAGCTGAAACCATCCGTAAAAGCGATAAAGATACCCGCCAGTATCAGGCCGTGCGTTTGGATAATGGCATGGTCGTCTTGCTGGTATCCGATCCTCAGGCCGTGAAATCTCTTTCCGCACTGGTGGTGCCCGTTGGGTCTCTGGAAGATCCCGACGATCACCAGGGGCTGGCGCATTACCTCGAACACATGTGCCTGATGGGCTCGAAAAAATACCCGCAGCCGGACAGTCTGTCTGAGTTCCTGAAAATGCACGGCGGTAGCCATAATGCCAGCACGGCGCCTTATCGCACGGCTTTCTATCTCGAAGTTGAAAACGACGCGCTTGTTGGTGCGGTGGATCGTCTGGCGGATGCCATTGCCGATCCGTTGCTGGATAAAAAATATGCCGATCGTGAGCGCAACGCCGTTAACTCGGAGCTGACGCTTGCGCGTACTCGTGACGGTATGCGCATGGCGCAGGTGAGCGCAGAAACCATCAACCCGGCGCACCCGGGTTCGCGCTTCTCCGGCGGAAATCTGCAAACACTGAGCGACAAGCCGGGTAATCCGGTGTTGCAGGCTTTACAGACGTTTCATGAAAAGTACTACTCCGCAAATTTGATGAAGGCGGTGATTTACAGCAATAAGCCGCTGCCAGAACTGGCACGGATAGCCGCTGACACCTTTGGGCGGGTGCCGAATAAAAATATCGAAAAACCGGAAATTACCGTCCCGGTCGTCACCGACGCTCAAAAGGGCATCATTATCCATTATGTCCCGGCGATGCCGCGTAAAGTGCTGCGCGTCGAGTTTCGTATTGATAACAACAGCGCACAGTTTCGTAGTAAAACCGATGAACTGGTGACTTACCTGATTGGCAATCGCAGTCCTGGAACCTTGTCTGACTGGCTGCAAAAGCAGGGGCTGGTGGAAGGCATCCGTGCGGACTCTGACCCGGTGGTCAACGGTAACAGCGGCGTATTAGCCATTTCCGCGACCTTGACCGATAAAGGCCTCGCGAATCGCGATGAAGTGGTCGCTGCCATCTTTAGCTATCTCAACCTGTTACGCGAAAAAGGCGTCGATAAACGTTATTTCGACGAACTGGCGCACGTGCTGGATCTCGACTTCCGCTATCCTTCAATTACCCGTGATATGGACTATGTGGAATGGCTGGCTGACACCATGATCCGCGTTCCCGTGGAACATACGCTGGATGCGGTGAATATCGCCGACCAGTACGATGCGAAAGCCGTGCAACAGCGCCTGGCGATGATGACGCCGCAAAATGCGCGTATCTGGTACATCAGCCCGAAAGAGCCGCACAACAAAACAGCTTACTTTGTCGATGCGCCTTACCAGGTCGATAAAATCAGCGAAAAAACCTTCGCCGACTGGCAGCAAAAAGCGCAGGGTATTGCTTTGTCCTTACCTGAACTGAACCCCTATATTCCGGACGATTTCACGCTTATCAAGGCGGATAAAAAATATGCGCGCCCGGATCTGATCATTGATGAGCCGGATTTACGCGTGGTGTATGCACCGAGCCAGTATTTTGCCAGTGAGCCGAAGGCTGACGTCAGCGTGATACTGCGTAACCCGAAGGCGATGGACAGCGCCAAAAACCAGGTGCTATTCGCGCTTAACGATTACCTGGCCGGCATTGCGCTCGACCAGTTAAGCAATCAGGCTGCGGTGGGGGGCATTGGCTTCTCAACCAACGCCAATAACGGCTTGATGCTCAATGCTAACGGCTATACCCAACGTTTACCGCAGCTTTTTCAGGCGCTGTTGAGCGGTTATTTCAGCTATACCTCTACGGAAGAACAGCTGGAACAGGCGAAATCCTGGTACGCGCAGATGATGGACTCCGCGGAGAAAGGCAAAGCCTACGACCAGGCGATTATGCCGGTACAAATGCTTTCTCAGGTGCCGTACTTCTCACGCGATGAACGGCGTAAGCTGCTGCCGGCCATTACCTTAAACGAGGTGATGACCTACCGCGACACGTTAAAAGCCGGGGCGCGCCCTGAATTCCTCGTGATTGGCAATATGAGCGAGACGCAGGCGAAGGCCATGGCGCGGGATATCCAGAAGCAACTGGGTGCCAACGGCTCAGAGTGGTGTCGCAATAAAGATGTTGTCGTAGACAAAAAGCAGTCCGTTATCTTTAAAAAAGCGGGCAGCAGCACGGACTCTGCGCTGGCGGCGGTATTTGTGCCAACCGGTTACGACGAATACACCAGCTCAGCCTACAGCGCCATGTTAGGGCAGATTGTGCAGCCGTGGTTCTACAATCAACTGCGTACTGAAGAGCAGTTGGGCTACGCCGTATTTGCCTTCCCGATCAGCGTAGGCCGCCAGTGGGGGATGGGCTTCCTGCTGCAAAGCAGTGACAAGCAGCCGTCTTATCTGTGGGAACGCTACAAGGCATTCTTCCCCACGGCGGAAGCGAAGCTGCGGGCGATGAAAGCCGATGAGTTTGCGCAAATTCAACAGGCCATCATTGCGCAAATGCTGCAGGCACCGCAAACGCTGGGGGCAGAGGCCTCACAATTAAGCAAAGATTTCGATCGGGGTAATATGCGCTTCGATTCACGTGATAAAATCGTGGCTCAGATTAAACTGCTGACGCCGCAAAAGCTTGCCGATTTCTTCCATCAGGCGGTGGTTGAGCCGCAAGGCATGGCGATACTGTCACAGGTTTCCGGCAGTCAGAACGGGAAAGCAGAATATGTGCGCCCGGAAGGCTGGAAAGTGTGGCAGACCGTCAGCGCGTTGCAGCAAACCTTACCCCTGATGAGTGAAAAGAATGAATGA
- the recB gene encoding exodeoxyribonuclease V subunit beta, which produces MNDAAESLDPLRLPLTGERLIEASAGTGKTFTIAALYLRLLLGLGGSAAFPRPLTVEELLVVTFTEAATEELRGRIRSNIHELRIACLRETTDNPLYARLLDEIADKKQAAQWLLLAERQMDEAAVFTIHGFCQRMLSLNAFESGMLFEQQLIEDESLLRYQACADFWRRHCYPLPRDIAQVIFETWKGPQALLRDIDRYLQGEAPVIKSPPSADETLASRHEKILARINQIKQQWRDSVEELDGLLEVSGIDRRKFNRGNQGKWIEKINAWAQEETQSYQLPDALEKFSQRFLEERTKTGGITPQHPLFVAIDELLGEPLTLRDLVITRALAEIRETVAEEKRRRGELGFDDMLSRLDAALRSESGDALATAIRTRFPVAMIDEFQDTDPQQYRIFRRIWQHQPDTALLLIGDPKQAIYAFRGADIFTYMKARSEVSAHYTLDTNWRSAPGMVNGVNTLFRQMNDAFMFREIPFSPVKSAEKNQSLRFVLHGETQPAINMWLMEGESCGVGDYQSYMARVCATQIRDWLKAGHTGDALLMSANTSRPVRASDISVLVRSRQEAALIRDALTQLAIPSVYLSNRDSVFDTLEAQELLWVLQAVMTPERENTLRSALATSMMGLNAQDIETLNNDEQAWDAVVEEFDGYRQLWHKRGVMPMLRSLMSARQIAENLLATAGGERRLTDILHISELLQEAGSQLESEHALVRWLSQHILEPDSNASSQQLRLESDKHLVKIVTIHKSKGLEYPLVWLPFITHFRVQDQAFYHDRRSFEAVLDLSQADESVELAEVERLAEDLRLLYVALTRSVWHCSLGVAPLVRRRGDKKGDTDVHQSALGRLLQKGEPMDAAGLRAAIDALCSDDIACRVPEEPDTERWLSAEERQETLSARTLSRLPGDNWRVTSYSGLQQRGHGIAQDLIPRLDIDAAGVGEAIVESGLTPHQFPRGASPGTFLHSLFEDLDFTQPVDPLWVQEKLTLGGYDAHWEPILTQWLDAILQAPLNETGVSLSALSAHEKQVEMEFYLPISQPLMASQLDALIRQYDPLSAGCPPLDFMQVRGMLKGFIDLVFRHQGRYYLLDYKSNWLGEDSAAYTQQAMAAAMQAHRYDLQYQLYTLALHRYLRHRIADYDYERHFGGVIYLFLRGVDSENPQQGIYVTRPDGELVALMDEMFAGAALEEK; this is translated from the coding sequence ATGAATGATGCCGCTGAGTCCCTTGATCCTCTCCGCTTGCCCCTGACGGGCGAGCGCCTGATTGAAGCCTCCGCAGGCACCGGTAAAACCTTTACCATCGCCGCCCTGTATTTACGTTTACTGCTTGGACTGGGCGGCTCTGCCGCCTTTCCCCGTCCGCTGACCGTCGAAGAACTGTTAGTAGTCACCTTTACGGAGGCGGCTACTGAAGAGCTGCGCGGTCGTATTCGTAGCAACATCCATGAACTGCGCATTGCCTGCCTGCGCGAAACCACCGATAACCCGCTTTACGCCCGTCTGTTAGATGAAATTGCCGATAAAAAGCAGGCCGCGCAGTGGCTGTTGCTGGCTGAAAGACAGATGGATGAAGCGGCGGTTTTTACCATCCACGGTTTTTGTCAGCGTATGCTCAGTCTCAACGCTTTTGAGTCCGGCATGCTGTTCGAACAACAGCTGATTGAAGATGAATCACTGCTGCGTTATCAGGCCTGCGCAGACTTCTGGCGTCGGCATTGCTACCCGCTGCCCCGTGACATTGCGCAGGTGATTTTTGAAACGTGGAAAGGGCCGCAGGCGCTGCTAAGGGATATCGATCGCTATCTGCAGGGAGAAGCGCCGGTCATTAAATCACCACCGTCGGCAGACGAAACGCTGGCATCCCGGCACGAAAAAATCCTCGCGCGTATCAACCAGATCAAGCAGCAATGGCGTGATTCCGTTGAAGAGCTGGATGGTCTGCTTGAAGTCTCCGGAATCGACCGACGCAAATTTAACCGGGGTAATCAGGGCAAGTGGATCGAAAAGATCAACGCCTGGGCGCAGGAAGAAACACAAAGCTATCAGCTGCCTGATGCGCTGGAGAAATTCTCTCAGCGTTTTTTAGAAGAGCGCACCAAAACAGGCGGCATAACACCGCAGCACCCGCTTTTCGTCGCTATTGATGAACTGCTTGGCGAGCCGTTGACCCTCCGCGATCTGGTGATTACCCGGGCGTTGGCGGAGATCCGCGAGACGGTAGCCGAAGAAAAACGCCGACGCGGTGAACTGGGTTTTGACGATATGCTCAGCCGTCTGGATGCGGCGCTGCGTAGCGAAAGCGGTGACGCGCTGGCGACAGCCATCCGCACCCGTTTTCCGGTGGCAATGATCGATGAGTTCCAGGATACCGACCCGCAACAATATCGCATTTTCCGCCGCATCTGGCAGCATCAGCCGGATACCGCACTGCTGCTGATTGGTGACCCCAAACAGGCGATTTACGCGTTTCGCGGCGCGGATATTTTTACCTATATGAAGGCGCGCAGCGAAGTTAGCGCGCATTATACGCTCGACACTAACTGGCGTTCGGCTCCTGGCATGGTTAATGGTGTGAATACACTGTTCCGTCAGATGAACGACGCCTTTATGTTCCGCGAAATCCCCTTTAGCCCGGTGAAGTCAGCTGAGAAAAACCAGTCGCTGCGCTTTGTCCTGCATGGTGAAACGCAGCCGGCAATCAACATGTGGCTGATGGAAGGGGAAAGTTGCGGTGTAGGTGACTACCAGAGCTACATGGCCCGGGTTTGCGCGACGCAAATTCGTGACTGGCTAAAAGCCGGGCATACAGGTGATGCGCTCCTGATGAGCGCTAACACATCGCGCCCGGTACGCGCTTCGGATATCAGCGTGCTGGTGCGCAGCCGCCAGGAGGCGGCGTTAATCCGCGATGCGCTGACGCAACTGGCGATTCCATCCGTCTATCTTTCCAACCGTGACAGCGTCTTTGATACCCTCGAAGCGCAGGAGCTGCTGTGGGTATTACAGGCGGTGATGACGCCGGAGCGTGAAAACACGCTGCGTAGCGCACTGGCAACCTCCATGATGGGGCTGAATGCGCAGGATATTGAAACGCTCAATAATGATGAGCAAGCATGGGATGCGGTGGTCGAAGAGTTCGACGGTTATCGGCAACTCTGGCACAAGCGCGGCGTAATGCCGATGCTGCGATCGCTAATGTCGGCGCGTCAGATTGCGGAGAACCTGTTGGCAACGGCGGGAGGCGAGCGTCGCCTGACCGATATTTTGCATATCAGCGAGCTGTTACAGGAAGCGGGCTCGCAGCTGGAAAGCGAACATGCGCTGGTTCGCTGGCTATCTCAGCATATCCTGGAGCCAGACAGCAATGCGTCCAGCCAGCAGCTCAGGCTGGAAAGCGATAAGCACCTGGTTAAAATCGTTACCATCCACAAATCGAAAGGGCTGGAATATCCGCTGGTCTGGTTACCTTTCATCACGCATTTTCGTGTTCAAGATCAGGCGTTTTATCACGATCGGCGCTCGTTTGAAGCGGTACTGGATCTCAGCCAGGCCGATGAGAGCGTCGAGCTGGCCGAGGTTGAGCGTCTGGCGGAAGACCTGCGCTTGCTTTACGTCGCATTGACCCGTTCGGTATGGCACTGCAGCCTTGGCGTAGCGCCGCTGGTGCGTCGCCGGGGAGATAAAAAAGGCGACACCGATGTGCATCAAAGCGCGTTGGGCCGTCTGTTGCAAAAAGGCGAGCCGATGGACGCTGCCGGACTGCGCGCCGCAATTGACGCGCTTTGTAGTGACGATATTGCCTGTCGGGTCCCAGAAGAACCGGATACAGAACGCTGGCTTTCTGCCGAAGAGCGCCAGGAAACGTTGAGCGCGCGGACGTTGTCTCGTCTGCCAGGCGACAACTGGCGCGTCACCAGTTATTCCGGTCTGCAACAGCGCGGTCACGGTATTGCGCAGGATCTGATCCCGCGACTGGACATCGATGCAGCAGGCGTCGGTGAAGCCATCGTGGAGTCCGGGCTCACGCCGCACCAGTTCCCGCGCGGGGCGTCGCCGGGAACATTTTTGCATAGCTTGTTTGAAGATCTTGATTTTACCCAGCCGGTAGACCCGCTTTGGGTGCAGGAAAAACTCACACTCGGCGGCTATGACGCGCACTGGGAGCCGATTCTGACCCAGTGGCTGGACGCCATTCTACAGGCACCGCTCAACGAAACCGGCGTCAGCCTGAGCGCACTTTCAGCGCATGAAAAACAGGTGGAGATGGAGTTTTATCTGCCGATTTCGCAGCCGCTGATGGCCAGTCAACTGGATGCGTTGATCCGCCAATATGATCCGCTCTCAGCGGGCTGCCCTCCGCTGGATTTTATGCAGGTGCGCGGCATGCTGAAAGGGTTTATCGACCTGGTGTTCCGTCATCAGGGGCGCTATTACCTGCTCGACTACAAGTCTAACTGGCTGGGCGAAGATAGCGCCGCTTACACCCAGCAGGCGATGGCCGCTGCTATGCAGGCGCATCGCTATGACCTGCAATATCAGCTTTATACCTTGGCGCTGCACCGCTATTTACGTCACCGCATTGCAGACTATGACTATGAACGCCATTTTGGCGGCGTGATTTATCTCTTCCTGCGCGGCGTTGACAGCGAAAATCCGCAGCAGGGAATTTACGTGACCCGTCCGGATGGCGAGCTGGTTGCGCTGATGGACGAGATGTTTGCCGGTGCGGCACTGGAGGAGAAGTAA